A single genomic interval of Candidatus Syntrophosphaera sp. harbors:
- the gdhA gene encoding NADP-specific glutamate dehydrogenase: MTKHEFLHQVSAKNADQPEFIQAVTEVVETIWDVYDSNPQYKKAKILDRIVEPERTILFRVPWQTDTGEVMVNRGFRVEFNSAIGPYKGGLRFHPSVNLGILKFLGFEQIFKNSLTTLPMGGGKGGSDFNPRGRSDEEVQRFCHSFMLELFRHLGPNTDVPAGDIGVGKREIGFMYGMYKKIMNEVTGVFTGKGLDWGGSLIRPQATGYGTVYFADEMLKTRGNSFEGKKVLISGSGNVAQYAIQKVNQLGGTPITASDSDGFIHDPDGIKGDKWEFLMELKNVKRGRIKEYADEFGVKYYEGARPWIIPGDIALPCATQNEIDGEEAKTLVKNGCICVTEGANMPTTLEGVEVFLGNKILYGPGKAANAGGVATSGLEMTQNSMRISWTSEEVDAKLQVIMKAIHAQCETYGKDGSFINYVKGANIAGFIKVANAMMDQGLI, encoded by the coding sequence ATGACAAAACACGAATTTCTGCATCAAGTCTCCGCCAAGAACGCTGACCAACCTGAATTCATCCAGGCAGTCACCGAAGTAGTCGAAACGATTTGGGATGTCTATGATTCCAATCCGCAGTACAAGAAAGCCAAGATCCTGGACCGGATCGTCGAACCCGAACGCACCATCCTCTTCCGCGTCCCCTGGCAGACTGACACCGGCGAAGTGATGGTCAACCGGGGCTTCCGCGTCGAATTCAACAGCGCCATCGGCCCCTACAAGGGCGGCCTGCGCTTCCACCCCAGCGTCAACCTGGGAATCCTCAAATTCCTGGGCTTTGAACAGATCTTCAAGAACAGCCTCACCACCCTGCCCATGGGTGGCGGCAAAGGCGGCTCGGATTTCAACCCCCGCGGCCGTTCCGACGAGGAAGTGCAGCGTTTCTGCCATTCCTTCATGCTGGAGCTCTTCCGCCATCTGGGCCCGAACACGGACGTCCCCGCCGGCGATATCGGCGTCGGCAAGCGTGAGATCGGCTTCATGTACGGCATGTACAAAAAGATCATGAACGAGGTCACCGGCGTCTTCACAGGAAAAGGCCTGGATTGGGGCGGAAGCCTCATCCGCCCGCAAGCCACAGGCTACGGCACGGTCTATTTTGCTGACGAAATGCTCAAGACCCGCGGCAACAGCTTCGAAGGCAAAAAAGTCCTCATCTCCGGCTCCGGCAACGTTGCCCAATACGCCATCCAGAAAGTCAACCAGTTGGGTGGCACCCCGATCACCGCTTCCGATTCCGACGGCTTCATCCACGATCCGGACGGCATCAAGGGCGACAAATGGGAATTCCTGATGGAGCTCAAAAACGTCAAGCGCGGCAGGATCAAGGAATACGCCGATGAATTTGGCGTCAAATACTACGAAGGCGCCCGTCCCTGGATCATTCCGGGCGACATCGCCCTCCCCTGCGCCACCCAGAACGAGATCGACGGCGAAGAAGCCAAGACCCTCGTCAAAAACGGCTGCATCTGCGTTACTGAAGGCGCGAACATGCCCACCACCCTCGAAGGAGTGGAAGTGTTCCTCGGCAACAAGATCCTCTACGGGCCCGGCAAAGCCGCCAACGCCGGCGGTGTGGCAACTTCCGGCCTGGAAATGACGCAGAATTCCATGCGCATCTCCTGGACCAGCGAAGAGGTCGATGCCAAGCTCCAGGTGATCATGAAAGCCATCCACGCCCAGTGCGAAACCTATGGCAAGGACGGCAGCTTCATCAACTACGTCAAGGGCGCCAACATCGCTGGATTCATCAAGGTGGCCAACGCCATGATGGACCAAGGATTGATCTAA